The Acipenser ruthenus chromosome 30, fAciRut3.2 maternal haplotype, whole genome shotgun sequence genome includes the window GGGGCGAGCTCATTCCCTCTCCTCCAGAGAAAGCCGCAGTAAATACATTAGAAAGATAACCACGTATGAAATGAGAAAAGGAAGTCTTTCTTGTCCTGAGTGAGATGGACCCAAGTCCTTGTTAACATAAAGTCTGGATAACAACCAAAAAGATCCACATCAAAAATGGTTAAGACTTAAGAGAGAGTCATGTTTAGTTCCTACTGCATTTGCAATCTTTATTACACACATTGAACATCTGGACAGTATTGAAACCCCCTGTTCCTAAACGACCCCGCAGCATTGCCTCTTGTGTAATCgcggtttttaaaaaaaaaggaagtgtatatgaaaaaaaaaatattgttttgtttgacccTGGCTACAAATAGTAAGAACCaaactgaatttaattaaattaaactggaATTAGCTCATCTAAATGCAACTGAAGTTAGctaaactaaactgaactgaactaaactgaactaaagttagctaaactaaactaaactaaattaaattaaattaaactagaGGCTGGAGTTATCTTATCTAAATCAAAGTTAGCTCAACTAAATAGAATTGAACTAAAttgaactaaactgaactgaagTTAGCTGAAGTAAACAAAATTGAACTAACCTGAATTTAGATATATACTAAACTGAATTTAACTAGatgaatgaaaatgtttaaagatacaaatgtataaaatgtaatcCGCTTACCTCTAACACAAAGGTGcgcaaccaaacttttatcacCGGCCACATATACAGAAAACAAGTTTAACTTAATGCGTATAGCGGGCCACAGCTgcaattatatacacacacacacacacacacatatatatatatatatatatatatatatatatatatatatatatacacacacacacacacatatatatatatatatatatatatatatatatatatatatgcagtttcCCTCAggattactgttcattttatttcgtacttcacaatacacatcacaaacaaaaatatacgaaacaattaaaaacaatgcattaaTATCGCACTGTTACCacatacacacgcattgcacaataatacaaagcaaatgaAATGTCTGCTTGctgaagctgtttttattttagcagacgtcctacgttgggaatgggttctttcaatgcagcgggtttgtgcatttaagaAAGGAGAGGGAGACTCATAAAATctggctctttagttgaatggtaagacgtttgcTTTTGAACCGTATGTTTTGTGTTTCGAGAGGCCACAGCCCTTGCTTCTCTATTCAGTTTCAATTCCAGTTCATTTCCATGGGGGGTCCCCGAGGGGCTCATCCAGTTTAAACGCTGCCGCTGGGAGTGTAGGATGaatcacacagcttggacggtgctAGTCCGCGACCGGGCTGTGCAAAggggctgaactttgctggggaccctgaGGGGGGCGTCACACTGGCTCTGACGCTCCCCgggtggggatgggaaaccggcagggattgcttctcctcatcgcgcaacagcgaaccctactggccagacaccgaacagagtggataaaaagcagggctgacctctgctctggattgctcggtgtaaaagcgattctggctttaggcttgtgagatcagaggacgctcacacgccctcagaacgtccgtaaataaataaataaataactggtcAATTCACATTCTTTCTACCCAATTTTGAAATAACAAATTAACTTTGTCAGTGCAACCCACTATTACCTCCTGCCACTGACCAGCTAATTGCCTCTTTTCAGATGCCAGCTCAAAGCAATGATTCTCCCAAGATACTGATCCTTGGAGGTGAATGCCTGGGAAGTCTCTGCCCAGAATGACCAGTAGGGATCACTGTAGTACAATGAGGTGAACTCACCGCATGGTTCTTTCTCCCTAACCCTGTGGTTCCCAGCAACTTGCGCAAACAGGATTCAAACCCAGCCTGCATTACTTACTCTGCAGTAAGCAGCAGCACCCCTATAATGGATTGGAATGGGGTCCTGGTATTTCATGTGTTTCTATAGATGTACAATCCAGTGAGAAGCTGCTTTGTTTTTTCACTGTGTTTTCAAGCATACGTCAATGAAGGGGTTAATTAGTGCTGGATTGGACCAGATCCCAAGACCGGTACCTTTCTGTCTGACAGGCGAGATGCATGCAGTGCGCAAATGATGAAtcatatgggggaaaaaaatgacatACCATGTACAATGAAAAAATGCTTTTCTGTTTCCTGTTGAATGTCAAAAGTGTACTGTAACGGTATGTGTTAGGATGCAATACCTATGAGTAAGAAAATGGTTTTTTGCAACCCATATGGCGAAACACCAAAATGCTAGCGCTCCTGACAACAGCACTGTAGTCACTGCGGTTCATCAGATTAGGGTTATGCCAATACCAGCATGGCGTTACCGACACCCACAATAAggcattaaataaaaatgcagaaGAGAACAAACCCTTTATGGGAGCggctgtaaatcaaggtcagtacattagatCTCAAAACAAAATGAgatccctcttccttaatgagAAGATACCTTTCTGTTAACAAATGAACCCCTGGTCACTGACATAATGAATCTAGCATGGTTGTTAGCTCCatcagtgttatttaatctgtagtattttgtatttaattatatcctgatgtaactatcactgacactgttatctgctccgttattgattcgtattttgtgttatacttgttagaaccgaagtgattgtatttatcttgctcttaattgtatgaatacttgtactgtgattcttgaaatgtatttttgtttacgactgtaagtcaccctggataagggcgtctgctaagaaataaataataataataatttactttaaaaatggTCTACTCTGAGTCAACCATAAAAAGATAGAACAAGCATTGATCCTAATCTACAGTCATGACCCTGTTTGCTATTTTGCAAAACAGGTCTTTTTTCTGCTTACTGAGCTAAATTACTCATATAAAGAATTTCAGCTACTGGTGTGCACTTACTCCCTGTCTCTCAGCTGCGAGCAGCAGACCACAATGCCTCCTACACTTATAATAGCCATGTAATAAAACACAATGACCAATTCGATACAGCAAGCAGTGTCCTTGAGTTACACAAATAAATCTCTCTTCAGGTCAGCTCAGTGTAGGCACTTAGGATCTCCAGGTCAATTCACTGCCATAGTaaatatcacattacagctgATTTCATTGCTTAAGAATAAGGGCTGTGCAGACAGTCTGCAGATATGAATTAAAACTCTTAACTGCACAGCACAAAATGATGCTTTTCTCACATTACTGAGTACCATTGAGTAACAAAAAGACAGCTTCTGACAGTGTGAGCTAATAGGAAATGACCTACTCGCTTGTCAGGACCTGACCTATCAAAACCACTCATAGTTCATCTGTAATTACTTCTTACCTCTGTTTCATCACTCAGATACAGGGCACtcaatgaacacatttctttctgtttgatttatttatatctgcagatttcaaacatgttaaagggaattactaAATGTCTGTGCCACCCTAAAAGAACTACCCTTTTGTTCTAGCGTGTACAAAACTAGTTGATGCAACTTTTAGAATGTTGCTAAACATTTTAACCACTGTCAAGACATGTTGTCACTATTCTTAGTATTTTTACAGTTGAACACATATAGACTAATCGTTTTTCATATGCATTATTTATTCCATGCACACGTAAATGTTGTACACACTGTagtctcaataataataataataataattataattatacacTTGACTCTTGCAGCAATGTATACAAATTGAACATCATTATCTATTGGATggtttgtgatgttttttttctataaacaCGGTTCAAACTTGCTATCTTCTGTTTAAGGATGTGCCCAGTTTAGTGTGATGAGAGAAGCGGCTGTACTGGGCTGTGCGGAGCTGATGGCAATCTGAGACTCAGACGGGTCAGTGTTCTGTTGCTTTCTGAGAGTCTGGAGCAGTGGGTCCCTTGTTCATCTCTCCACTCCAACACAAAAGTGCATGAAAATAAAGTGGCTTTGCTATATTTTCATTAGCTAACCCAGGCTTTTCAATCCATCCGCTTACACCCTACAAGCACTTGCAACATTGTCACTGCCCCATTCAAAGGGCTGCACACCAAGgctttgaaatacattttcttacctcttattagcactagcagcTAACCAAGACCATGAAGATTTTTCAAATATACACAACAGACTCAAAAGTTGCTGCTTCTTCTTGGTACCTACACTTCCAGTATAGGAAGTTTGATTTACCACAGTGGTCTAATCTGATCATAAAATCTCATAAAGGCAGGCATGCTGCTAATgcaaatacaaatgtaattttaagCCTTGGTCAGCAATCTTCATAAAGGAGGCGGTGCTATTTTTGCAAGTGCTAATAAGCGGAAAGCTTACTAACAAGCCTTGGTGAGCAGCACCCCTTTAAAGGAAAGCAGATGAACCTAACCGTTCCTCCAGGAGAGGCTGCCCCGGGGTTACATTCACCATGAGCGCCGTGCTGAAGGCAGAGAGGCGTGAGTGGAGCTGCTGATCCTCTCGGGATCAGGATCCTGCTTGCTGCTGTGCAGGGCAGGGGCAGGCAGCGGGGGGTCCCCTCCCTCCCAGACTGGTCCCCGAGGCTGTGGGCTGGAGGCAGCAGCGGCGGCGGTGGTGCTGGCTAGCTCCCCTGTGAGATCGCCGTAGCCCGAGTTGACCATGGCTTCCTGCAGCCGGGCCCAGTCCTGAGGCTGGTTGCAGCGGACGGCCAGGCAGAGCAGCCTGGCGTGCTCCCGCAGCTCCTGGATCTGGCGCTGGGTGCTGTGGTTCTGCCGGATCAACTCCTTGGTCCTCAGGGTGATGCCCAGTAGGCCGGAGCGGTTCAGGATCTCCACTGTGTTGAGGAAGCGGTGCTGCTTCTCCAGGTCTGAGGAAGCCTTGGATTCCCTCCAGGACTCCCCGGGGTGGGTCAGCAGAGAAGAGGCAGATAAAGACGAAGTCTCAGAGCTGGAGACTGAAGGAGGCCCAGACACAGGGAGCTCTGTGGGGCAGGGGGAGAGGAGGCTGCACAGGTCGGGGCTCTCTGAAGGGATGAGGGGCTGTGGGGAGGGTTGATGGAAGTTCCTCTCCGGCTTCTCCTGCAATTTGGACGAGGGCACCCACTCCCTCCTGTCCGCCACACAGACTCTCTTGCTCTGGCTCTTCCCCGCGTGCGCTCCCCCAAGGCTTCCATGCTTTCCCGGTTTCCCTGCCCTCTGGTCAGGGCTCTTCATGGGGTGCGGGGCGATGCGGGGGTAAGAGTTCAGGATGGGGAGGTAGGTGTCCTTTTTCTTGCGGGGGAGTTTGAGCTGAGCGCCGGCTCTGGGCTGCTGGATAAACAGGACCTGGGCGGCCCCCTGACCGCTCACTGTGGTTAGAGCCGACTGACGGCCCCATGCCAGCTGGCTGTGGAGAATAGGGCCAGTGTGGGTCTGCAATGTCAggggctgcagagagagagagtgacagagagaggggaggggggacagGATGAGAGAATGACAGAGTGACAGCGTGAGAGGGAGTGAGGCCATTTTATTCTCCATTgtacaaaatacagagaaatacaaGATACACTGTCTGGCCACATTATTAAGACCTGTACATCATATCGGGTTGGGCCACCATTTTTCCTGATCACAAGGTGGCATAGACCACAAGATGCTGGAGGGTGTCTCTAAAGATCAATTCAGTAATATTTGACACAATTGGTGCAGAGAGGCAGACATAGTATTGTGAGAAGTTCTGATACCAGAAGATCCGACCATCCCTTGTCAAAGTGAGTCTACTTTGAATTACCGAGCTGAGCTTGAATTATTCTTGGtgtagccccaaatgtgtcaaactaggcTGCTTTGcaaatcaaaaaaacaaactagAAATGTTAATGTGGTACTATGCTTTTAAGTAACATTATCAAACcatccgatttatttatttatttacatttcaaaagaacaAAATTGGCTCAAGAATACACGTGGGACAGCTCTATCAtttcacacatatatatatacatatatatatatatatatatatatatatatttattgttgggATGTTTTTAGAATGGTGTCGAGATGTGTTTTTAGAATGGTGTCGGGATGTTTTTAGAATGGTGTCGGGATGTTTTTAGAATGGTGTCGGGATGTTTTTAGAATGGTGTCGGGATGTGTTTTTAGAATGGTGTCGGGATGTGTTTAGAATGGTGTCGGGATGTGTTTTTAGAATGGTGTCGGGATGTTTTTAGAATGGTGTCGGGATGTGTTTTTAGAATGGTGTCGGGATGTGTTTTTAGAATGGTGTCGGGATGTGTTTAGAATGGTGTCGGGATGTGTTTTTAGAATGGTGTCGGGATGTTTTTAGAATGGTGTCGGGATGTTTTTAGAATGGTGTCGGGTGTGTTTTTAGAATGGTGTCGGGTGTGTTTTTAGAATGGTGTCGGGTGTGTTTTTAGAATGGTGTCGGGATGTTTTTAGAATGATGTTGGGATGTTCCCCTGCCTGCTGTGACCCACCTGTTTGATGACCAGGTTCTTAACGATGTAGACAGGGGTGAGGCCCCCCGAGCGGCGAGTCAcactgctggaggaggaggaggaagatgaggaggaagaggaggaggaggaggaggagggggggtggtgGTCCTCAGAGTCCATCTGCAGGTACTCTGAGCTGCTGTCTGCAAGAGAGATAGGAGAACAGACAGCCGTTATACActggaacagagacacacactgacagacaggcaggctgCAGTCACTAACCAACCTCAACaaaaac containing:
- the LOC117395652 gene encoding CLOCK-interacting pacemaker-like; amino-acid sequence: MRAGRCESEKDSGYSDSSSEYLQMDSEDHHPPSSSSSSSSSSSSSSSSSSVTRRSGGLTPVYIVKNLVIKQPLTLQTHTGPILHSQLAWGRQSALTTVSGQGAAQVLFIQQPRAGAQLKLPRKKKDTYLPILNSYPRIAPHPMKSPDQRAGKPGKHGSLGGAHAGKSQSKRVCVADRREWVPSSKLQEKPERNFHQPSPQPLIPSESPDLCSLLSPCPTELPVSGPPSVSSSETSSLSASSLLTHPGESWRESKASSDLEKQHRFLNTVEILNRSGLLGITLRTKELIRQNHSTQRQIQELREHARLLCLAVRCNQPQDWARLQEAMVNSGYGDLTGELASTTAAAAASSPQPRGPVWEGGDPPLPAPALHSSKQDPDPERISSSTHASLPSARRSW